CTTTCCAATAATATTTGGCGGCGCAGAGCTCGTGTACTTATCCTCAGCATTCTACAAATTTGTAGAAGGTGGCTACTTGCCACTAGGTTTTGCAGCAATTTTGATGCTTATAATGGGCACATGGCACTATGTTCATGTTCATCGGTACAAATACGAGCTCAAGAACAAAGTGTCAAACAACTATGTGGCAGATTTGGCAACAAGGAGAAATCTTGCTAGGTTGCCAGGAATAGGCGTTCTGTACTCTGAGCTTGTGCAAGGAATCCCACCCATACTGCCCCATTTGGTAGAAAAAGTACCTTCCATCCATTCAGTTCTTGTGATTACCTCAATAAAGTACTTACCAATCAGCAATATAGAAACAAATGAGCGGTTCCTCTTCCGATACGTGGAGCCAAGAGAATACAGGGTATTCCGATGTGTGGTGCGCTATGGTTACAACAATAAAGTAGAAGATCCAAGAGAGTTCGAGAACTTGCTTATTGGGAACTTGAAGCAATTCATCCATCAAGAATCACTCTACAGCGAAAGTAGTCATTCCCTTGAAGGAGAAGATAATGCATTCGAAGAATCAGGAGATGCAATGGAGCCTTCTATTGAAGTTCAAGATGCAAGGTTGCCGAAAAGGTTTTTAGATGGAATCACTGCTAGCCCAGTGAACGGGTTAATGGATGAGATAGAGTTTATTCAGAGAGGGATGGATGATGGTGTTGTCCATCTGCTGGGAGAAACTAATGTGGTGGCGGAGCAAAATGCCGGTTTGGTGAAGAAAATAATAGTTGACTACGCCTACAATTTCATGAGGAAGAACTTCAGGCAACCAGAGAAGATCACATGTGTCCCTCATAACAGGCTGCTGCGGGTGGGAATGACATACGAGATCTAGAGAGATGCTCAGTGGATTGATCAAATTGACAATAGCTTCAGTTTTCTCAGTACCAAGTGCAGAAAGGATATGCAGAGGAACAGCCTCCTTGACTGAACAGCAGAGGATGGAGAGATTTTATGCGTACAAGTGGTGAAACTACAGTACATGCAATATGTATTTACCATATAATATTTTTTTTGTTAGGGAAATTCTACTGTATAAGTGTTTGTTAGCAGTAAGTATGCATAGCTGTCAAACCCCTAGTTTGGCCAACTCTTTGCCTTATTGTGGAAAACTCAAAATCTTAGTATGTGCAGTTGTACACAAAGATTGTAACCTACCGGCAAAAGTTAAACAAATAATAAAGTATGACTTGTGTGCATTCATCTCGAATTGTTTATTAACATGTTACGAATTGTATGTGGCCCAGCACTTGGCACATCGAACGCCTCTATTTCTGATGCAAGGCAGCAGATTTGCCAAACATGACAAAATGAGGAAGAACTAATTGCGCATTTGAGCTACTGTACCAGACTACCAGTATCCTGTATCCTCCTACCGACTGTGTGATTGTAAGAAATATACAGGCCCAAGTGTGGATTAAATAAATGTGCATCAATTATGACCAGGCATTATCTTCTCAACAAACAAGTCAAAAAATTATCACCCTGCTTGATCTGAGGTCCGAAATCAGCAGGGGAGACCGTGAGATACGAGTACAAGAAAGCATCGGATTTGTGCACAGAACTAATTCGACGTGAATCCATCCCAAATAGCCCACGAAGTTGGGAAGAGGTCCCGGCAGGCATTCCATCAAACATCTCGGAGGCATTTGTCGCTGGAAGCAAATACTGCGAGATCGTATCCGTACCTATGCATTCCAGTCCACCTGGGCGAATCCACAAGCATATAGAGACCGATCGCTGCTTCCACTTGCCACCAGTCCGCCACTCCATTCATCCTGTTATGCGATAATTCGCAAGGaaaggatgcttgggtcagcgtTGGAAGTTGGAACGGATGAAAAGGGGAAACGAGTCAAGGACGGCGGGTGAGGAGAAGAGACCGCTGGTCAGGAGCCAAGCACGCGCCAGCGCCGCCGCGAGGGAGGATCCGGCCACCGAGAGATGGCGCCATGGCGGCGAGGAGCCACCAGCCAATCGCCGGTGCTCGTGTGGcgcctttttttctttttctttttttgaggtTGCTCCTGTGCGCGACACTATATCTCGATTAGTGCGAGACGTAGGGAAGCCTCGCGAGATGAGCCGGCCCAAGGCGCGAGAGGCCACAGCCTCATTATTTTGTTGTTTTCTCCTCGTTTTCTTAACTTTTGTCTATACTTTCAAATATTCTAAATAAATCTATTACAAAAAACACTTTAcataaaatatttgaaaaaatattaaGCAAGCATTTGAGAATGTCAAATGTGCATATAGAAAGTGTTTCTCATGTATACAAAAATATAAAATATGTGTGAACAAAGTTGATCATGTATTTAACTTTTTTAATCAAGGATTTGTAAAAATATTAcacaaatatttcaaaaatattaATAAAGCATTTGAAAAATATATAATGTGTATATAAAAAAGTATTGATGATATATTAGAATTTTTTTAATAttatatttgaaaaatgttgatcaaAAATTTGCAAATgctaaatgtgtatagaaaatgTTGAtcgtgtatttaaaaaatgttaatcttgtatttaaaaaatattaaataATGTATTAGACATATAcaaaaaaatgttcaatgtgtatagaaaaaataaaGGTAAAAAATACAAGTTTTTCGAAAAATATTAATCATGTTTTTCAAAATGCTAAACATGTATATAATTTTTTTTCTAATGTACACGAAAAATGTCGAATGTGCACTGAAAAAAGTTTACATGTGTTGGGCAAAAAAGAAACCGCTGAAAATAGAAAAACAAAGAAACCCAATAAAAGcaagaaatgaaaacaaagaaaatAGAAAACCAAAGAAACCAATGCAAAAGAATGGCAATCGTAAAAGAAACAAAGTGGTGGACGTCGGCGGCTCCTCCCACAACATATCCATCATCGACCTCACGTCGACCGGCACCATCAGGGCTCCGGACTCTGACGAggaagagtagggcatgggagacgGCGGCGCCTTGAGTCCCATGAGCCGGTGCGTGTCCCATGTCCTACTCTACCTCACCGGCGATCGGAGCAACACTTCGAGGGGCATAGTCGGCCGGTGGACATGGCCGCGGCGGAGCCGGACGAGATCCGCTTAGAGTGGATTTCACGTTGCATGTAATAGTATGAATTTGAGGTTTCTTAATTGAGGTATCTGGATGTGGAAGAGATTATTTGAATGTGACCGATCACTGTCCATGGAGTGAGAGGTTGGATTTGTTGTATCCGGCTGTAGATGTTCAAAGGTTGCCAAATAGGCAAACAAGGTGCCGGCCGTGCTTTTCGCAATATCCCATTTTGTATAGTTGCTATCAATCAAGGTAATTAAAAGAAGAGAGAGGAGTTTGTTACCCCAGGGAAGAAATGATGCTATACACGCATATCTATACAAAAAATAAGTTACATTCTACAACAACATGTTAGCCTGTTCAGGGTTGATCCACGGCACAGTCTTCCATTTTGTCCCTTCTTTAGCATTAagttacattttactccctttgTAAATAGAACTAATGTTTATCTAACAAAGCTATTTGTTGTAACAGTTTTTCTGAAGGCACTCTAATATTCATCTCTTTTTGTTTCATCAGGTTCTCAAGCACCAAAAGAAGCAACAATAAACAAGTTGGATGGATAAATTCCTCTCAGGTTCTCAAAGCTAGATGATAACGACACCAAAAGATGGATATATTTGTCTGCAAAAGTATAACTAATCTTGAGCTATTCCGGAAGTACTTGTGCTGCATTCTATTTGTTGCGAAATTATGTTGTGCTGTGTTGAACTGTTGTTGCTGTGAAAGATTGGATTTTTAAATGTTCTACATCAGTGGCAGAGCTAGCGAGAACAACAGGGGGGCAGAGAAGGAAATATGGCTGTTGGGGGGGCTAATGACTACTTTTTCCTTTAATCTTAGCCCCTAGAAGAAAAAATCTTCAGTGTTTTCACTAATCTtttgggggtgggggggggggggggggcacagcCCCCCAGAAGTGCACATAGCTCCGCCGTTGTTCTACATCATGTTATGTGAATATGACAAAACTTGTCTATCAAACAGAAATTTTAAACAAATAGGATTGTAGATGAAGAGGTTTTGGGGAGTCAAGGGGTTTTGAGGGGATTGGGTAGAAGGAAGGGATTCAACCAATCCCCTGAAATCCCACCTCCTCAAACCTCCCCAATCCAGCTCTACGAAACGAGGCCTTAAGAAACTCGAATAAGTTTTTCTACCGGTGGAGAATCTACCACAAATGGTGCTTTGAGATTGGTGTGGCTGGTAGACCCCACTATGCTTTTGTTTCTCCTTTTTAGCAATACGAATCTTATACAAACACATATACAAGGTTGGACGGGTCCACATCAGTACCTTTTGTCAGGTGGCagggtgagagagagagaaagcagATGAACGAGCTGCATGCACATACTAAATACTTGCATTTTATTTTTCATGCCACATTTTAAAAGGTTGATAACTTTTGAACTAAATATCcagttttgaattttttttatattttttaattcAGCGCGACAAGACATTTAAAACTAGATCAATCTTGGATGCACTTTGGCTAGTTTGAACTTTACCATTTCACCTATTTTAGAGAAAGCATTTCAGTCAGTTTCACATTTATCTAATTTCGGAAAACCTTCCAATCAGTTTCACATTTCACTAGATTCAGAAAACACATTACAATCATTTACAAATGATAGATTTCACTCATTTTAGAAAACACATTACACTCATTTACGAAAAGATAGATTTCATTCATTCAGAAAACACATTACACTCACTaaattgaaaaaactatgtttcACTTGTTTTAAAAAAACCTTGTCCACCCATTACAAAAGATATATTTCAAAACTAATTTCACTGCGCGCTTGCGAAACTGATATTTCACTCATATAAAAATTGATTTCAATCATTTCACTAAATATATTTCACCACATTTCTTATAAAATAGGTTTATTTCACATATTTCTTACGAAATAGGTTTGTTCTTGCTATTTCTTTTGAAATAGGTTTCTTTTGAATATTTGTTTACTCATCCTCACAAATTTAATTTTTCAGTTTCAGTCAAATTATTTCAATAAAAAACACATTAATTTCACTCATTCCAGAAAACACATTACACTCATTCAATTGAAATACTATATTTCACTCGTTTCAAAATACTTTTTTCACTCATTACAAAAGATATATTTGAAAACTAATTTCACTGTGCGCTTGCGAAACTGATATTTCACTCATATAAAAATTGATTTCAATCATTTCAATAAACATATTTCACACGTTTAAAAATATTTCACTCAAAAATTCTATTGAAATACTATATTTCATCCATTACAAAACTAATTTCAAAATTATTTTATCTCATTTCTAATTTCACTCAATACAAGTTTAGCTCATTTCAAAATAAATtcactaaaatgaaaaacaaatttCCCACACGGAATTAATAGATTGAACGAAATAAGTGAATTCAAACGTTGAAATTTAAACATGTTTCAAATATATCCAAGAATGATCTTGTTGTAAAGGTCTTGACCCTGGGAGTTCAAATATAAAAAAAAGTTTTAAAAATAAAAACTATAGATTAAAAGATATGCGTGATTGAAATTGTCAAAGCGAAAACAAAATGTATGCTTGCTTCATAAGTGCTTGTGTGTCAGCAAGAGATGGTCACGCATGCATGTGTCCTTCATCTGACATATGGTGGGTCCTAGTGCAGAAAATACAGTGCATGCACATCTAGAAAAATGAGTGAAATACACCTCCCGTATATGAGTGCTTGATGTGGTGTCATGTGCTGATTGGCTAGCTGGTTGCCGGTACATCCAGGCACCGGTAAAAAAAGCTTTGTGTTAAGAAACTCCTCTGCCTCCTGCCCTTGGCGTGCCTGTTCAGAGTACAACGGAGTGAGATTGAATCAATTTTCATTGTTTGTTCTTGTCAAATGATCCGAGCAAATTGGCAGAAATAGGTGCGATCCTCTCTGCCGGCTGAGCACAAGGGTCGATCGACCTATGTAATCATCCGTGCGGGCCGTTCGTATACGCGACTACGGTTGCAAAGGGCAAGCGCACGGCTGCTACGTGCGCGCCTACGACCGgtggccgtcgccgtcgccgtagTACCGCATCGCGCGCGCACATTCGCCATGGATTCTCGGGTGATCCGAGGTAGGGACGGCCGCGAATGTTCCTAGAAACCTTAGCTCTGACAGGTGATTGACAGTGGAGTCTCCTTGTAGCAGCAGCAAGGCCACCTTGTCCTCTTCTTCCCCTGGCTCTGGAGTGTACCTGGCGCTGCTGCTTGCAGCGCTGTGCTGGGACTCTGCTCGCAGCGCGTCCCGTGCCTCCAAAAGCAACTCATCATCGGGCCAGTGTGCGAGAGATCCTCACTCATACCTCGAGGATGGCGGTGCCTCTGAAAGCGAGCGGCAATGGCGCTGCCGACAGGGGTGCTGGAAACTCTGCCTCTGGGACGGTGAAGGCGCCGTCGCCGGGGAGGCTGCAGGGATTCGACTCCCTGCATATGGAGGCTGAAAGGATTCCGGGTGGCCAAAGCCACGCCGCCAAGGTCTGTTCTTTCGAACCGCTTCTTTGAATGGGCCGGCAACAAGCCTTCGCTTTCCGACAGCCAAGCCAGGGATCGGCATCAGTATTTGCAGGTCCTGTCTCTTTTCTAGATAAACCGCAACCAAGAACTCCTCACACACAGGGATAACAGTATGCACTATAGCACAGTTTATCAAGGAAGACTGCTAAAAGTAACTGTATTAGGCCTCAACATAGCTCCGCCGCTGTATAATTGTTTGGCACATCCAAAAGCTCCCACGTACATTTGTCTCGGATCAACTATGCCACTTCTTATATATGTctcaaaaaaataaaaactagGCCACTTCCTTCGTATATAACAAACATAGTGTCTTCCTTGCTTCATCTTCATCAGGTTTATCGTACGGAGTGTCTCTTCCTGATATTTGATTGATTTTTCTCTATTATGTTTTGTTTCATTTTCGGTTTATCCGTTCACCttacttatttttctattttgttctttcattttctattttttgatATTTCCACTTTTTAATacataaaaaatatattttttcacTTATGAACACTTCTAAAAATTGCAAGTGTTTTAAAAATCCATGAACATATTATGAACATTTTACAAAATAAactttgtgaacattttttttactTCATGAATAATTTTTAAATTTCTAAAAATTTCTCAATTCATGAACCTCACTTATTTGCAAAAACTCTTGGGTCTTCTCGAATTTTTCAAAAAGTCCAATGTATCTTATGGAAAATCCTAAGTCGCCTCCGATGCCTCTTCGTAATTTATTGGGCTGGAAGGGCTTCCACATGAGCCGAAATCCCTTTGGCTACTAAATCCATgggaaaaagaaaacaaaatcaCTAGTAAAGTGGCACCACTTGCAAAGTTACTCACAAGCTGCTTCGGTGATGACAAGTGACACAACATATGTGCGCCATTGTCGCATAAAGAGAGTTTTGGTGGAGTTTTTCTCAGCCGAGGGGATGGGACATGGGAGGGCTGGACGCGGCTTGCCTGCTCCCAAGTCGTACTCCCATCCTTGATCCTAGCAAATCAAATGTCGCATAGCCCGTAGACTTGGTTTCTCCCGAAAGGAAAAATACCAGCCCCCTTGCCCCACCGTTCCATCCGATTCCTCTAAAAAACCCAACAAAAACCAGGCGATCTATAGAATGGTGTCGCCATTTCCTTTGGTTGCTCTTTCTGTTTCCTTCTCCTGCTCCTTGCGACCTATTGGAAGGGGAAAATCCCATTCTCAACCTTAAGCAAGAATCGCCGATGCTATATTTCGCTTATAGCAACTGTTAAGCGTAGCGCTTGCCCACGGTTCGCTTATAGTAGGCCATGCCATTAGTGGTTTTATGAAACCATTTTCTAAAGCGGTCGAGGGTTGGGGGTCGGTTTTGGGAACCTTTCTGGCAGTTTTAGGAAGGCTTCATCGAATTTTTTCCCTTTCTCTATTTTCTACCGGCTTCTCAGTTTTCTACTGAagttttttcttcagttttttttttcttttaacATGTATGAACATGTTGCAATTTATGAACAACTTTTGATTTATGAACAAattcaaatttgtgaacattttttcagATTCATGATCAGTTCTCTTCAAATTCATGAATGCCAGAACTGATACTTATCACTCCCCAAGCGAGAATAGCGGTCACTTAGCTGAAGTGcatgaggatgggctgggccatGTACACGTTTTTCTGTTGTTTTCTATTCTATTCCCTCCATTAACCACACCAAGAattatggaatggagggagtatcttatatgTGTTCATTTTtgtctttttatttttcttcttcactttctcatgtcctttttgttttcttttttgcatttttatgTTTTACTATTTTCTTGTATGTTTTTATTTACTTACTTCTTTTTGAAAATATGTACATATATCCATACGTGCATGAACAAGTTTTTTCAAGTCTATGAACTTCTTTTAAAATGCATGAACTTTTTTAACACGGCGACAATAACAATGCAACTGCTATCTGTGCATCAACCACCATGGCGACGATCTGATAAGAAAAACACCTTGACAACGATAGCTGCTTTCCTTAAGATGAACACGTATAATATTTTGCAAGTTCGGATTTTCTTCAACTTTTTTTTACTGCAAAGCAGGTTGGCTGGGCGACGACACTGCACTTGGCCTTCCAGAGCCTAGGTGTTGTCTACGGGGACATGGGAACTTCACCGCTCTATGTGTTTTCTAGCACCTTTACTGGTGGGATCAAAGATACAAACGACCTCCTTGGTGTCACGTCCCTGATTATTTACACTCTGGCTCTCCTTCCGTTGATGAAATATTGTTTCATTGTCTTGAGAGCTAATGACAATGGTGATGGTGAGTAAATATCTCCCATTTATCTTCTCAACACAACTTGTATGATTACACACAAGATTTTAAGAACTACGAAAGATTGTGACTTTGTTACAACGAGTGTTCCTATTAAAAAAAAATATTTGGAAGTGAATTACCAAGAAGAACCATAGGAGCAAACATTAAAAAatatatcaaaataaacataaaTATTCACACAATCCCACTGCATATTGTTTTTAGACAACATGTTATAGAGTACCTAAGAATCATTAAAAATGATAGGGTTGTGAGCGTTAAGCACTTAATTCCATGCAAGAAAATCCAAAATACGTGACAAGCAATTAGATACTATATACACGCAAAAAAAAAAATTCATGTGAGAGTAAAACATGTCTCATGAATTCACAACCTTGCAGGTGGAACATTTGCACTTTATTCCTTGATATCTCGGTATGCTAGGATTAGCTTGATACCCAATCAACAGGTTGAAGATGCAACGGTCACCCACTACAAGTTAGAGTCCCCTTTGAATAGTGTCAAGCGGGCTCATTGGATAAAGGAAAAGATGGAAAACAGCCCAAAACTGAAGATCATACTTTTCCTAGTGACTATTCTAGCAACTTCAATGGTTATTGGTGATGGTGTGCTAACTCCATGTATTTCAGGTGAGCTTACTTTCTCCCTCGAGGTCATCTCGCTTGAGTGCGTATAAAATAACATGCAAGCGAAGGATAGTTAACACATGAACTGATATGAGAGGGTTCTCAATCTTCACGAATTGGGGGCAACTAGCCAAACAAACTTAAGAAAAACCACCCAACAACAACCACCAAATGTAAAAGTCTTTGGGAAAGAAAACTCAAACAAAAAAACTCATAAATTGGAACCAAATCCACTTGGCCAGTCCATCAATCCAATCAAATCCAGGATAAGGGGTTAACAAGTTGGATCTCATCTATACACTGGGAGGTCTTGTCATGATCATCTCCACATGGGGAGATCTTGGAAAAGAGGCACAAGGCTCCAATGTCTAATCACATTTGTTTGTCCGAGATGGAGAGGAGAatggggtatttatagccactaggtcATAACTACTAGTTTTGGGTCAAAACGGTATGCATGGGCCTTAGCCCATTTTGGTGCATCTAGGTATGACTGGATAGTCAGGGTTGGGGGGTTGGATTGTCCAGGTATGCGAACTATCCAGACTGGGGCTCTGCTCGGTTGGGGGTCCGGAATGTTTGGTTTCTCTAGGCCAACTTATTTCTCCTTTGCTTCTTGTTTGACCCCGCGCCTTTACAGTCCAAGTCATTCGACCGGCCCTAAGCACACATAGAGTACACACATTATGCAGTAACCAATTATCAACTCTAGGAGTGCATTCACCAAGGAAAGGGAGCACCTTGTGTTGGATAGCCTTCACACGTGTCATTGGTCCATTTGTAGCATCTTTGTCCTTCTGAGAACTTGGCGGTGAGTTAGGCATGATCATGTCCGTGGAGGCTCATATCATGAACTTTTGAAGAAATAATATCCACAACTATTTTATGAACTATGCGCATGCTAAATAATTATCATTTGGTTAAAGAGGGAATTTACTATTCAGAATAGCATGAAAGCATCTTATTGTGCCACTAAATAATAAAAATGTCCCATTTGCACTATAATATGTTTAAAAGCATGATTGCTTTCTGCCTAGCTATTCTTTTTGTATTTTACTTTGTTGCAGTGCTTAGTGCAGTCGGTGGAATCAAGCAATCAGCAAACTCCTTAACTCAAGGTATACCAGCCATTAAGGCACATCTCGCTGTTTTGCAGAGAAAGTCACATCCATGTCACTATGTTATGTTGGCATTTTATTTGACTCTTTTGATCTCATCAACAGGACAGATTGCTGGCATTGCGATCGGCACTCTGATTGCGCTCTTTCTTGTTCAACGGTTAGGCACAGACAAAGTTGGTTACACATTTGGACCAGTAATCTTGACATGGTTCATCTTAATTGCTGGTATTGGAATTTATAATGTGATCAAGCATGACACTGGAATTCTAAAAGCATTCAACCCAAAATACATCATAGACTATTTCCAAAGAAACGGGAAGGAGGGCTGGATTTCACTTGGAGGTGTTGTTTTATGCATCACAGGTATTTTTATCCCATGAATAACTTCGCAATACACCCCAGTATCGTGGGAATATAGCCACATATTGATCATGAAAACAAGAATAGAAGTCTCTTCTTTACTCCAATGTTTTGAAATGGATATTGTGTAGGAACCGAAGCAATGTTTGCTGATCTTGGTCACTTCAATGTGAGAGCAATTCAGGTAATCAGGCAACTCAACGGCATACTTACTTTttcattattttttattttgaatGCATGAACATAGAGAAGGGAAAATAAATCTTTTTTGAGCTATATCAAACAGTACCGTGAAAAACTACTTTTCTTGATTAATAAAATTATTATCACCTATTCATGCTTCTCAATTTACTCACTTTTTAATATAAAAAGATATCACACTACAGATTGGCTTCTCCGTAGTTCTACTCCCATCAGTGCTGCTGGCTTACATGGGGCAAGCTGCGTATCTTCGCATCTACCCTGAACACGTTGCAGATACATTCTACAAATCGATCCCAGGTGAGTATATAAAAGGACCAGCTAAGAAATGGCACGAGTTAGGCACTGAAAGATTAGCATTTAACAGTGAAGTCACATTTTTGTTATCAGGACCATTATATTGGCCAACATTTGTGGTGGCCGTGGCGGCTGCTATAATTGCAAGCCAGGCTATGATATCTGGTGCCTTCGCAATCATTGCCCAGTCCCAAATTCTTGGATGCTTTCCACGCGTTCGTGTCACCCACACTTCAAATAAGTTTCATGGGCAGGTCTACATCCCCGAGATCAACTATGCATTAATGATCTTATGTGTAGCTGTGACAGCTATTTTCCAAACTACAGACAAGATCGGCAATGCATATGGTAAGGAATGCCTTTACTCTATATAAAGAAAGGAATAAATAATTCATTACCTAAGGATCATTTCAGCTATATGACCGAGATAGATAATGCTTCTGTTATTCCCTTAAGCACCTGCTTCATGAAATTTCTCTTGGTTTTACCTGACCCCTTTATAAATTTTTGTAAGTAGTCCTATGTTGCGCAACTTCAAATAAAAAACACAGATGCACTGAAGTTGCTCTTACCATGATGGTCGCCCTTCACTGTCTGACTAGATTTTGGCAAGCAGTATGTTACTCACT
The Aegilops tauschii subsp. strangulata cultivar AL8/78 chromosome 3, Aet v6.0, whole genome shotgun sequence genome window above contains:
- the LOC109757076 gene encoding potassium transporter 5-like — encoded protein: MAVPLKASGNGAADRGAGNSASGTVKAPSPGRLQGFDSLHMEAERIPGGQSHAAKVGWATTLHLAFQSLGVVYGDMGTSPLYVFSSTFTGGIKDTNDLLGVTSLIIYTLALLPLMKYCFIVLRANDNGDVLSAVGGIKQSANSLTQGQIAGIAIGTLIALFLVQRLGTDKVGYTFGPVILTWFILIAGIGIYNVIKHDTGILKAFNPKYIIDYFQRNGKEGWISLGGVVLCITGTEAMFADLGHFNVRAIQISHYRLASP